A segment of the Vallitalea okinawensis genome:
ATGCATTAGATCCTGACAAACCAGTTACAATTGGTTCTTATATGAATGAGCCAGATTTAATCAATAATAAGTTCCAGCTGCATTTAGCAATGGAAGAAGCAAGAGAAGTAATTCCACGTGTATTCAAGGAATATGAAGAAATTTCTGGACGTCAGTATACAGTAATTGAGGGTCATGAAATGGAAGATGCTGAAGCGGCATTATTTATTCTTGGCTCATCCTATGATACTGCAAAGATTGCAGTTGATGAATTAAGAAAAGAAGGTAAAAAAGTTGGTGTATTCACCATTAATGCATTAAGACCATGGGATAAAGAAGGTCTCTATAATATCTGTAAAGATGTTAAATCCATAGTAGTAGCTGATAGACAAGATAGTTACGGTGCAGGTGGTGGTAACTTGTCACTGGAGTTAAAAGCTACATTACACGATTTTAAGGCTGATATTGAAGTCAACTCATTAGTTTATGGTCTAAGTGGTAAAGACTTCTATAAAGAAGATGCTATCCATATGTTGAATAAAGCTTATGATATAGCAGAAGGCAAAAAGGAAGAGCATAAGAAGTTTGATTACTATGGTCAATATAAAGGTAAAGAAGGTTATGAACCAGTTCAATACATGAAACCAATCTCTAAAGAAGAGGCAAGTCCAGGAGTTACATCTGTTGAAGTGGATGATAAAAATGGTCTCTTCAAAGTAAAAGGTGGTATTATAAAGAATGCTACTAAAATGCCAAAACGCTGGGTTGCCGGTCACGGAGCTTGTCCTGGTTGTGGTATTCCAGTTAATGTTAACTTGTTATTAAAAGGTATTGAAGGAAACGTTGTTCTTTTATTCCAAACAGGTTGTGGTATGGTTGTTACAACAGCCTATCCTAAAACATCATTCCGTGTAAGTTATATTCATAACTTATTCCAAAATGGTGCAGCTACATTATCGGGTCTTGTTGAAATGTTTGAAGAAAAGAAACGTCGTGGTGAGATTCCAGATGAGTTTACATTTGTTATGGTTAGTGGTGATGGTGGGCTTGATATTGGTATGGGACCTGCTATTGGTGCTGCATTAAGAAATCATAAAATGATCATTATGGAATATGATAATGGTGGTTATATGAATACAGGTTATCAACAATCTTATACGACTCCTATGGGAGCTAAAACATCTACATCACATGTAGGTCCGGCTCAAGTTGGTAAGATAACCTTCCACAAAGATACACCTCAGATTTTTGCAGCAACGAATATTCCATATGTAGCTACTGTATCCGAGCATATACCTATGGACTTCATTAAGAAAGCTGCTAAAGCTCAAAAGTATGCTAATGAATATGGGCTAGCATTCATTAAAACACTATCAGCATGCCCTCTTAACTGGGGTGATAATCCTCGC
Coding sequences within it:
- a CDS encoding thiamine pyrophosphate-dependent enzyme, which produces MKEQKIMFDSGNELAAYAAKQINYHVMGYYPITPSTKIAEKLDELKADGKHHVKMVPGDGEHGAAGICYGATAGGGRVFNATSANGLLYALEQLPVQSGTRFPMVLNVVCRTVSGPLSIKGDHSDIMYTLNTGWIILFAKDPQRVYDLNIMALKIAEEVKLPVIVAFDGFFTSHQKRRVNVFANDEDVRDFLGEYVADTHALDPDKPVTIGSYMNEPDLINNKFQLHLAMEEAREVIPRVFKEYEEISGRQYTVIEGHEMEDAEAALFILGSSYDTAKIAVDELRKEGKKVGVFTINALRPWDKEGLYNICKDVKSIVVADRQDSYGAGGGNLSLELKATLHDFKADIEVNSLVYGLSGKDFYKEDAIHMLNKAYDIAEGKKEEHKKFDYYGQYKGKEGYEPVQYMKPISKEEASPGVTSVEVDDKNGLFKVKGGIIKNATKMPKRWVAGHGACPGCGIPVNVNLLLKGIEGNVVLLFQTGCGMVVTTAYPKTSFRVSYIHNLFQNGAATLSGLVEMFEEKKRRGEIPDEFTFVMVSGDGGLDIGMGPAIGAALRNHKMIIMEYDNGGYMNTGYQQSYTTPMGAKTSTSHVGPAQVGKITFHKDTPQIFAATNIPYVATVSEHIPMDFIKKAAKAQKYANEYGLAFIKTLSACPLNWGDNPRYERSVIEAGVDSCYHPLYEIERGITNITYNPEAKNKKIPIADFFSMMGRTKHLLKPDNESILTSIQEEVDRRWGRLKAQSDSPFL